A part of Streptomyces sp. NBC_00557 genomic DNA contains:
- a CDS encoding VOC family protein, which translates to MELAQVRLLVTDFAACYRFYVDVLGLKPQSGAAEGPYEKFSPHTGSAGIALQDRSMMAEVLDELGETVTGHRSLVVLRVDDLDAYVSEITGRGAVVVHGPAPMTDRMRVAHLKDPEGNLVELQQWLLLRG; encoded by the coding sequence GTGGAACTCGCCCAAGTCCGGCTCCTGGTCACCGACTTCGCCGCCTGCTACCGCTTCTACGTCGATGTCCTCGGCCTCAAGCCGCAGTCGGGAGCGGCCGAGGGCCCGTACGAGAAGTTCAGCCCGCACACCGGCTCCGCGGGGATCGCGCTGCAGGACCGCTCGATGATGGCCGAGGTGCTCGACGAGCTGGGCGAGACGGTCACGGGGCATCGCTCGCTGGTGGTGCTGCGGGTGGACGACCTGGATGCGTACGTGTCGGAGATCACCGGTCGTGGTGCGGTGGTGGTGCACGGGCCCGCGCCCATGACGGACCGCATGCGGGTGGCCCACCTCAAGGACCCCGAAGGGAACCTGGTGGAGCTTCAGCAGTGGCTGCTGCTGCGCGGGTAG
- a CDS encoding glucarate dehydratase family protein has translation MTRDLTIAEVRLTPILVADAPLLNTQGVHQPYTPRLIVEIVTADGITGLGETYGDIKYLELARPLTEHLTGRSVMDVNGLFAIDLGVDESRVQGQVDAGGLRGVQSADKLRLSVLSAFEVACLDAQGKALGLPVHALLGGKVRDAVDYSAYLFYKWAAHPAGVAAEPDDWGAALDPAGIVAQARELQRRHGFGSFKLKGGVFPPDEEIAAVRALAEAFPGHPLRLDPNGAWSVETSLKVAKELGDVLEYLEDPTLGTPAMAEVSAELRGAARSASDKGGGGRRAGVPLATNMCVTTFGEIKEAFTRDAVQVVLSDHHYWGGLRNTQRLAAICAAFGVGVSMHSNTHLGISLAAMTQVAATVPELHHACDSHYPWQSEDVLTERLRFRAGKVAVSDAPGLGVELDRDELARLHRRWAEDDGALRDRDDAAAMRVAEPGWRQPAMPRW, from the coding sequence GTGACCCGTGACCTGACCATCGCCGAGGTGCGGCTGACGCCGATCCTGGTCGCCGACGCCCCGCTGCTCAACACCCAGGGCGTGCACCAGCCGTACACCCCGCGGCTGATCGTGGAGATCGTCACCGCGGACGGGATCACCGGGCTCGGCGAGACCTACGGCGACATCAAGTACCTCGAACTGGCCCGCCCGCTGACCGAACACCTCACTGGACGCTCGGTCATGGATGTGAACGGCCTGTTCGCGATCGACCTCGGTGTCGACGAGTCCCGGGTCCAGGGGCAGGTCGACGCCGGCGGGCTGCGCGGGGTGCAGAGCGCCGACAAGCTGCGGCTGTCGGTGCTGTCCGCCTTCGAGGTCGCCTGCCTGGACGCCCAGGGCAAGGCGCTCGGGCTGCCCGTGCACGCGCTGCTCGGCGGCAAGGTGCGGGACGCCGTCGACTACAGCGCCTACCTGTTCTACAAGTGGGCCGCGCATCCGGCGGGCGTGGCCGCCGAGCCGGACGACTGGGGCGCCGCGCTGGATCCGGCCGGAATCGTCGCCCAGGCGCGGGAGTTGCAGCGGCGGCACGGGTTCGGGTCGTTCAAGCTCAAGGGCGGTGTCTTCCCGCCCGACGAGGAGATCGCCGCCGTACGGGCCCTCGCCGAGGCCTTCCCCGGGCATCCGCTGCGGCTCGACCCCAACGGCGCCTGGTCGGTGGAGACCTCGCTGAAGGTGGCGAAGGAACTCGGGGACGTCCTGGAGTACCTGGAGGACCCGACGCTGGGCACGCCCGCGATGGCCGAGGTGTCGGCGGAATTGAGAGGAGCGGCGCGAAGCGCCTCGGACAAGGGCGGTGGTGGGCGACGGGCGGGCGTCCCGCTCGCCACCAACATGTGCGTGACCACCTTCGGGGAGATCAAGGAGGCGTTCACCCGGGACGCCGTGCAGGTCGTGCTCTCCGACCACCACTACTGGGGCGGGCTGCGCAACACCCAGCGGCTCGCCGCGATCTGCGCCGCGTTCGGCGTCGGCGTGTCCATGCACTCCAACACGCACCTCGGGATCAGCCTCGCCGCCATGACCCAGGTCGCGGCCACCGTCCCCGAACTGCACCACGCCTGCGACTCCCACTATCCCTGGCAGTCCGAGGACGTCCTCACCGAGCGGCTCCGGTTCCGCGCCGGGAAGGTCGCCGTCTCCGACGCACCCGGCCTCGGCGTCGAGCTCGACCGGGACGAGCTGGCCAGGCTGCACCGGCGGTGGGCCGAGGACGACGGCGCGCTGCGCGACCGCGACGACGCCGCCGCGATGCGGGTCGCCGAGCCCGGCTGGCGGCAGCCGGCGATGCCCCGCTGGTAG
- a CDS encoding MFS transporter → MSARRTLPWPLVALFTAGYLAPYLLPTAVGRLDSGLPLSPTQAGAIGSALLLSSAAAGFLLASRVDRTGPRTLARAGLVLAALGYGGAALTAFVPAVVAGAVVGGFGSGTVTAVAATAIAGHRDPHRVTTLGLFGVSALAGALYLTIPHLGPGHGVPLAAIALTALAVLPVTGRLPGRTAPARTASPAHGRLPHRRAGLLLAAAMPCWSLAQNALWGVSGRIGLDQAHLSEVTVGAVFAVALGAGLLGVVGAGALGPRLGQAVPIGAGTALIAGCIALSASASGLPSFAAGEISWNLLYPVVLSYVIGLAASLDPRGRWAVLLGSAASLGTAAGPLAGSVLAAGTGFPAMGRLLAAGLLLIAVPMTAVALRAGRRPLRGAELPVVEVPVRENLVRENPVAELPVVEVPLETPAPADRSAYDTASPNSYASTSAR, encoded by the coding sequence GTGTCCGCCCGCCGCACCCTGCCCTGGCCCCTCGTCGCCCTTTTCACGGCCGGGTATCTCGCGCCGTATCTGCTGCCGACCGCCGTGGGCCGGCTCGATTCCGGGCTTCCGCTCAGCCCGACCCAGGCCGGGGCCATCGGCAGCGCGCTGCTGCTGAGTTCCGCGGCGGCGGGCTTCCTGCTGGCCTCCCGGGTCGACCGGACCGGCCCTCGCACCCTCGCCCGCGCGGGCCTCGTGCTCGCCGCCCTCGGCTACGGCGGCGCCGCGCTCACCGCCTTCGTTCCGGCCGTCGTCGCGGGCGCGGTCGTCGGCGGGTTCGGGTCCGGCACGGTCACGGCGGTCGCCGCGACCGCCATCGCCGGCCACCGCGATCCGCACCGGGTCACCACGCTCGGCCTGTTCGGTGTCTCCGCCCTGGCCGGCGCCCTCTACCTGACGATCCCTCACCTCGGCCCCGGCCACGGCGTGCCGCTGGCCGCGATCGCGCTCACGGCACTCGCCGTCCTGCCGGTCACCGGCCGGCTGCCCGGCCGTACGGCACCGGCCCGCACGGCGTCCCCGGCGCACGGGCGGCTTCCGCACCGGCGGGCCGGACTGCTGCTGGCCGCCGCCATGCCCTGCTGGTCCCTCGCGCAGAACGCCCTCTGGGGGGTCAGCGGCCGGATCGGGCTCGACCAGGCCCACCTGTCGGAGGTCACCGTCGGCGCGGTGTTCGCCGTCGCGCTCGGCGCCGGGCTCCTCGGGGTCGTCGGGGCCGGCGCGCTCGGCCCCCGGCTGGGCCAGGCGGTGCCCATCGGCGCGGGTACGGCCCTGATCGCGGGCTGCATCGCGCTCAGCGCGTCGGCGTCCGGGCTGCCGTCCTTCGCGGCGGGCGAGATCTCCTGGAACCTGCTCTACCCGGTCGTCCTGTCGTACGTCATCGGCCTGGCCGCCTCCCTCGACCCGCGCGGCCGCTGGGCGGTGCTGCTCGGCTCGGCGGCCTCGCTGGGCACGGCGGCGGGACCGCTGGCGGGGAGTGTGCTGGCGGCGGGGACGGGCTTCCCGGCGATGGGGCGGCTGCTCGCCGCCGGGCTGCTGCTGATCGCCGTGCCGATGACGGCGGTGGCGCTGCGGGCGGGCAGGCGCCCCCTGCGAGGCGCGGAGCTCCCGGTCGTGGAAGTCCCGGTCAGGGAAAACCTCGTCAGGGAGAACCCGGTCGCGGAACTGCCGGTCGTGGAAGTCCCGCTGGAGACGCCCGCCCCGGCCGACCGCAGCGCCTACGACACCGCGTCCCCGAACTCGTACGCGTCGACCTCGGCGAGGTAG
- a CDS encoding histidine triad nucleotide-binding protein, with protein MAGEPRDDCLFCKIVAGKIPATIVRETDTTVAFRDINPQAPTHILVIPKAHYENAAALAAGAPQLAADVLAETQAVADEEKLESYRTVFNTGGGAGQTVWHAHAHVLGGRGLQWPPG; from the coding sequence ATGGCAGGTGAACCGCGGGACGACTGCCTGTTCTGCAAGATCGTCGCGGGTAAGATCCCGGCGACGATCGTCCGCGAGACGGACACCACCGTCGCCTTCCGGGACATAAACCCCCAGGCTCCCACCCACATCCTGGTGATCCCCAAGGCCCACTACGAGAACGCCGCCGCGCTCGCTGCCGGCGCCCCGCAGCTCGCCGCGGACGTGCTGGCCGAGACCCAGGCCGTGGCGGACGAGGAGAAGCTGGAAAGCTACCGCACCGTCTTCAACACGGGCGGCGGCGCCGGCCAGACCGTCTGGCACGCCCACGCGCACGTCCTCGGCGGCCGCGGACTGCAGTGGCCGCCCGGGTGA
- a CDS encoding adenosine deaminase: protein MPLPKAELHLHIEGTLEPELAFELAARNGVTLPYADTGALREAYRFQDLQSFLDLYYELMAVLRTEQDFADLANAYLARAAAQGVRHAEIFFDPQAHTARGVGLGTVVEGLWRALGRSEENQGVSTKLILCFLRDDSAESAMKTLEAARPYLDRITGVGLDSAEVGHPPAKFREVYEAAAALGLRRVAHAGEEGPPAYIAEALDVLGVERVDHGLRCMEDPALVERLVRERIPLTLCPLSNVRLRTVDTLADHPLPAMLDAGLLCTVNSDDPAYFGGYAGDNFDAVRQTLGLTEDRLRELARNSFLASFLEDDEERRARYLAEVDAYEFGDAVS, encoded by the coding sequence ATGCCCCTCCCGAAAGCAGAACTGCACCTCCACATCGAAGGCACCCTGGAGCCGGAGCTGGCGTTCGAGCTGGCCGCCCGCAACGGCGTGACCCTGCCGTACGCCGACACCGGCGCTCTGCGCGAGGCCTACCGGTTCCAGGACCTCCAGTCCTTCCTGGACCTCTACTACGAGCTGATGGCCGTCCTGCGCACCGAGCAGGACTTCGCCGACCTGGCGAACGCCTATCTGGCGCGGGCCGCCGCGCAGGGCGTCCGGCACGCGGAGATCTTCTTCGACCCGCAGGCCCACACCGCGCGCGGCGTCGGTCTGGGCACGGTCGTGGAAGGGCTGTGGCGGGCGCTGGGCCGCAGCGAGGAGAACCAGGGCGTCTCCACGAAGCTCATCCTGTGCTTCCTGCGGGACGACTCCGCCGAGTCGGCCATGAAGACCCTGGAGGCGGCCCGGCCGTACCTGGACCGGATCACCGGCGTCGGCCTGGACTCCGCCGAGGTCGGGCATCCGCCGGCGAAGTTCCGGGAGGTGTACGAGGCCGCCGCCGCGCTCGGGCTGCGCCGGGTCGCGCACGCCGGTGAGGAGGGGCCGCCGGCGTACATCGCCGAGGCCCTGGACGTGCTCGGCGTCGAGCGCGTCGACCACGGGCTGCGCTGCATGGAGGACCCGGCGCTGGTCGAGCGGCTGGTCCGGGAGCGGATCCCGCTCACCCTGTGCCCGCTGTCCAACGTCCGCCTGCGCACCGTCGACACCCTCGCGGACCACCCGCTGCCGGCCATGCTCGACGCCGGACTGCTGTGCACGGTCAACTCCGACGACCCCGCCTACTTCGGCGGGTACGCCGGCGACAACTTCGACGCCGTGCGGCAGACCCTGGGACTGACCGAGGACCGGCTGCGCGAGCTGGCCCGCAACTCCTTCCTCGCCTCCTTCCTGGAGGACGACGAGGAGCGGCGGGCCCGCTACCTCGCCGAGGTCGACGCGTACGAGTTCGGGGACGCGGTGTCGTAG
- a CDS encoding S41 family peptidase, whose product MTQGAAYLRYPHVHGDLVAFVAEDDVWLAPLEGGRAWRVSADNTPVTTPRISPDGRHLAWTSTRDGAPEVHVAPVEGGPAERLTYWGNRRTEVRGWTADGRVLALGAHGRHTFRHSWAYAVPLDGGPAETLPYGPVGDVAFGPATVLLSAPMGREAAHWKRYRGGTAGKLWIDREGGGDFERLHEEVDGNIECPVWVGDRIAFLSDHEGTGALYSSLADGSDLRRHTPLDGFYARHASGDGSRVVYSSGGELWLLDDLESAEPRRLEVRLGGPRIDLRPRPVDAARWFGEASPDHTGRGSAVCVRGGIHWVTHRSGPARALAATPGVRARMPRTFRADGEEWVVWVTDAEGDDALEFAPATGTVPGAPPRRLAAGQLGRVLELAVAPDGSRAAVAAHDGRLLLVERETGEVREVDRSDDGEVSGLAFSPDSAWLAWAHPGARPLSQLRIAHTTDLSVTEATPLRFQDYAPAFTLDGKHLAFLSNRAFDPVYDEHVFDLAFVVGARPHLITLAATTPSPFGPQRHGRPFESPDKDETPDSEGTPATRIDLEGLADRIVPFPVEAGRYSTLRAAKDGVLWLRHPVHGVLGAARAHPEDPGPHTELERYDLAQRRLEHLAADADHFEVSGDGRRVLLWTGERLRVVPGDRRTGADDDGDTSVTVDLARVRQTLDPAAEWRQMYDETGRLMRDHFWRPDLGGADWTGVLNRYRPLLARVATHSDLVDLLWEVHGELGTSHAYVIPAGGRGDGPRHGLLGADISRHPDGSWRVDRILPSETSDPDARSPLAAPGVAVRSGDAIIAVAGHPVDPVVGPGPLLAGTAGRPVELTISPAGGGEPRHTVVVPVADEEPLRYHAWVADRRAHVHAASGGRLGYLHVPDMQAPGWAQIHRDLRVEVAREGLVVDVRENRGGHTSQLVVEKLARRIIGWDLPRGMRATSYPLDAPRGPVVAVANEFSGSDGDIVNAAIKALGIGPVVGTRTWGGVIGIDSRYHLVDGTLVTQPKYAMWLEGVGWDVENHGVDPDVEVVQRPQDWAQDRDTQLDEAVRIALEALEERPAKAPPVLPA is encoded by the coding sequence GTGACTCAGGGTGCCGCTTATCTCCGATATCCCCATGTACACGGCGACTTGGTGGCCTTCGTCGCCGAGGACGACGTCTGGCTCGCGCCCCTGGAGGGCGGCCGGGCCTGGCGGGTCAGCGCCGACAACACGCCGGTCACCACGCCCCGGATCTCCCCGGACGGCCGGCACCTCGCCTGGACCTCGACCCGGGACGGCGCGCCCGAGGTGCATGTGGCCCCCGTCGAGGGAGGGCCGGCCGAGCGGCTGACGTACTGGGGCAACCGCCGTACCGAGGTGCGCGGCTGGACCGCCGACGGGCGGGTGCTCGCGCTCGGCGCGCACGGCCGGCACACCTTCCGGCACAGCTGGGCGTACGCCGTCCCGCTGGACGGCGGCCCCGCCGAGACCCTGCCGTACGGCCCGGTCGGCGATGTGGCCTTCGGCCCGGCCACCGTGCTGCTGTCCGCGCCGATGGGCCGCGAGGCCGCCCACTGGAAGCGCTACCGGGGCGGCACGGCGGGCAAGCTGTGGATCGACCGGGAGGGCGGCGGGGACTTCGAGCGGCTGCACGAGGAGGTCGACGGGAACATCGAGTGCCCGGTGTGGGTGGGGGACCGGATCGCTTTCCTGTCCGACCACGAGGGCACCGGCGCGCTGTACTCCTCCCTCGCCGACGGCTCCGACCTGCGCCGGCACACCCCCCTCGACGGCTTCTACGCCCGGCACGCCTCCGGTGACGGCAGCCGCGTCGTCTACAGCTCCGGCGGCGAACTCTGGCTGCTGGACGACCTGGAGAGCGCCGAGCCGCGCCGGCTGGAGGTGCGGCTCGGCGGGCCCCGGATCGATCTGCGCCCCCGGCCGGTGGACGCCGCCCGCTGGTTCGGCGAGGCGTCGCCCGACCACACCGGGCGCGGCAGCGCCGTCTGCGTGCGCGGCGGGATCCACTGGGTCACCCATCGCTCCGGGCCCGCCCGCGCCCTCGCGGCCACCCCGGGCGTCCGCGCCCGGATGCCGCGCACCTTCCGCGCCGACGGCGAGGAGTGGGTGGTGTGGGTGACGGACGCGGAGGGCGACGACGCCCTGGAGTTCGCCCCGGCGACCGGGACCGTGCCGGGCGCCCCGCCCCGCCGGCTGGCCGCCGGGCAGCTCGGCCGGGTGCTGGAGCTGGCCGTGGCCCCCGACGGCAGCCGGGCCGCCGTCGCCGCGCACGACGGACGCCTGCTCCTCGTGGAACGGGAGACCGGCGAGGTCCGCGAGGTCGACCGCAGCGACGACGGCGAAGTGTCCGGGCTCGCCTTCTCACCCGACTCCGCCTGGCTGGCCTGGGCCCACCCCGGCGCCCGCCCGCTCTCCCAGCTGCGCATCGCGCACACCACCGACCTGTCGGTCACCGAGGCGACCCCGCTCCGCTTCCAGGACTACGCCCCCGCCTTCACGCTCGACGGCAAGCACCTCGCCTTCCTCTCCAACCGCGCCTTCGACCCGGTCTACGACGAGCACGTCTTCGACCTCGCGTTCGTCGTCGGCGCCCGCCCGCACCTGATCACCCTGGCCGCCACCACCCCCTCGCCGTTCGGCCCGCAGCGCCACGGCCGCCCCTTCGAGAGCCCCGACAAGGACGAGACCCCGGACAGCGAGGGCACCCCCGCCACCCGCATCGACCTCGAAGGCCTCGCCGACCGGATCGTGCCCTTCCCGGTGGAGGCCGGCCGCTACTCCACCCTGCGCGCCGCCAAGGACGGCGTGCTCTGGCTGCGCCACCCCGTGCACGGCGTCCTCGGCGCCGCCCGCGCCCACCCCGAGGACCCCGGCCCGCACACCGAGCTGGAGCGCTACGACCTCGCCCAGCGGCGCCTGGAGCATCTGGCCGCGGACGCCGACCACTTCGAGGTCAGCGGCGACGGCCGACGCGTCCTGCTGTGGACCGGCGAACGGCTCCGGGTCGTCCCCGGCGACCGCCGCACCGGCGCCGACGACGACGGCGACACCAGCGTCACCGTCGACCTGGCCCGCGTCCGGCAGACCCTCGACCCGGCCGCCGAGTGGCGGCAGATGTACGACGAGACCGGCCGCCTCATGCGCGACCACTTCTGGCGCCCCGACCTCGGCGGCGCCGACTGGACCGGCGTCCTGAACCGCTACCGCCCGCTCCTGGCCCGCGTCGCCACCCACAGCGACCTGGTCGACCTCCTCTGGGAGGTGCACGGCGAACTCGGCACCTCGCACGCCTACGTCATCCCCGCCGGCGGCCGCGGCGACGGCCCCCGGCACGGCCTGCTCGGCGCCGACATCTCCCGCCACCCGGACGGCAGTTGGCGGGTCGACCGGATCCTGCCCTCGGAGACCTCCGACCCGGACGCCCGCTCCCCGCTCGCCGCACCCGGCGTCGCGGTCCGCTCCGGGGACGCGATCATCGCGGTCGCGGGCCACCCCGTCGACCCGGTCGTCGGGCCGGGGCCGCTGCTCGCCGGCACGGCCGGCCGGCCGGTGGAACTGACCATCTCCCCGGCGGGCGGCGGGGAACCGCGCCACACGGTCGTCGTCCCGGTCGCCGACGAGGAGCCGCTGCGCTACCACGCCTGGGTGGCCGACCGCCGCGCCCACGTCCACGCAGCCTCCGGCGGCCGGCTCGGCTACCTCCACGTGCCGGACATGCAGGCCCCCGGCTGGGCGCAGATCCACCGGGACCTGCGCGTGGAGGTGGCCCGCGAGGGGCTGGTGGTCGACGTCCGCGAGAACCGCGGCGGCCACACCTCCCAGCTGGTCGTCGAGAAGCTGGCCCGCCGCATCATCGGCTGGGACCTGCCGCGCGGCATGCGCGCGACCAGTTACCCGCTCGACGCCCCGCGCGGCCCGGTCGTCGCCGTCGCCAACGAGTTCTCCGGCTCCGACGGCGACATCGTCAACGCGGCGATCAAGGCCCTCGGCATCGGCCCGGTCGTCGGCACCCGCACCTGGGGCGGCGTCATCGGCATCGACAGCCGCTACCACCTGGTCGACGGCACCCTGGTGACCCAGCCGAAGTACGCGATGTGGCTGGAGGGGGTCGGCTGGGACGTGGAGAACCACGGCGTGGACCCGGACGTGGAGGTCGTCCAGCGGCCCCAGGACTGGGCGCAGGACCGGGACACCCAACTGGACGAGGCCGTCAGGATCGCCCTGGAGGCACTCGAGGAACGGCCCGCGAAGGCACCGCCGGTGCTGCCGGCCTGA
- a CDS encoding 5-dehydro-4-deoxyglucarate dehydratase, with amino-acid sequence MARGVLSFPLTAFHDDGSLDPDGFRAHVAARLAAGPGAVFPACGTGEFFSLDEDEYRTVVRVAVEEAAGRVPVVAGTGYGWAQAARFARIAEEAGADALLVLPHYLVDAPQDGLAAQLERLAERTRLPLIAYQRGQVAYTADTLRRIARIPGVIGLKDGRSDLDRLQRLTLAAPDGFLFFNGAATAEIQARAYAAVGVPAYSSAVHAFAPEIAGAFFAALRDADHGTADKLLREFYVPFVELRDRAPGYAVSLVKAAARLRGQRVGPVRAPLADPAPADLADLKALLTAGLDLVGASL; translated from the coding sequence ATGGCGCGCGGGGTGCTGTCCTTCCCGCTCACCGCCTTCCACGACGACGGCTCCCTCGACCCCGACGGCTTCCGCGCCCATGTCGCCGCCCGGCTCGCGGCCGGACCCGGCGCCGTCTTCCCGGCCTGCGGCACCGGGGAGTTCTTCTCCCTGGACGAGGACGAGTACCGGACCGTCGTCCGGGTCGCGGTCGAGGAGGCGGCCGGGAGGGTGCCGGTCGTGGCCGGGACCGGGTACGGCTGGGCACAGGCCGCCCGGTTCGCGCGGATCGCCGAGGAGGCCGGCGCCGACGCCCTGCTCGTGCTGCCGCACTACCTGGTCGACGCCCCGCAGGACGGTCTCGCCGCCCAGCTGGAGCGGCTCGCCGAACGCACCCGGCTGCCGCTGATCGCCTACCAGCGGGGCCAGGTCGCCTACACCGCGGACACCCTGCGGCGCATCGCGCGCATCCCGGGCGTGATCGGCCTCAAGGACGGCCGCAGCGACCTCGACCGCCTGCAGCGCCTGACCCTCGCCGCGCCCGACGGCTTCCTGTTCTTCAACGGCGCCGCCACCGCCGAGATCCAGGCCCGCGCCTACGCCGCCGTCGGCGTCCCGGCCTACTCCTCGGCCGTGCACGCCTTCGCCCCCGAGATCGCCGGCGCCTTCTTCGCCGCCCTGCGGGACGCCGACCACGGGACCGCCGACAAGCTGCTGCGGGAGTTCTACGTCCCCTTCGTCGAACTGCGCGACCGCGCCCCCGGATACGCGGTGTCCCTGGTGAAGGCCGCGGCCCGGCTGCGCGGGCAGCGCGTCGGCCCCGTCCGCGCCCCGCTCGCCGACCCCGCGCCCGCCGACCTGGCCGACCTCAAGGCCCTGCTCACCGCCGGACTCGACCTCGTAGGAGCCTCCCTGTGA
- a CDS encoding carbohydrate kinase family protein, with protein sequence MTPSHTILGEEPEHLTPAARCQAQVDPLAALRAPGDPPWDVYLTGTVFLDIIFTGLDSAPVRGTESWARGMGSSPGGVANMATALARLGLRTALAAAFGDDHYGEYCWDALEQGEGIDLSASRTVPGWHSPVTVSMAYEGERTMVSHGHEPPPQAVFGPEGSPACPPRARAAVASLTPGTRAPWIAKAAREGTRIFADVGWDETGAWDLAGLADLEYCEAFLPNAEEAKRYTGADCPRLAAHALTEYVPVAVVTLGSEGAYAVDRRTGEAAEVPAIAVEALDPTGAGDVFVAGFVTGSLAGWPLADRLAFAGLTAALSVQEFGGSLSAPGWSEIGAWWRRVQALPGQDPAALERYAFLEGLVPEVLDRPWPLRRAVPTIGFRRSG encoded by the coding sequence GTGACCCCGTCGCACACGATCCTCGGAGAGGAACCCGAACACCTCACCCCCGCCGCACGCTGTCAGGCCCAGGTCGACCCGCTCGCCGCGCTGCGCGCGCCCGGGGACCCGCCCTGGGACGTCTACCTGACGGGCACGGTCTTCCTCGACATCATCTTCACCGGCCTGGACTCGGCGCCGGTGCGCGGCACCGAGTCCTGGGCCCGGGGCATGGGCTCCAGCCCCGGCGGGGTCGCCAACATGGCCACCGCCCTGGCCCGGCTCGGCCTGAGGACGGCGCTCGCGGCGGCCTTCGGCGACGACCACTACGGCGAGTACTGCTGGGACGCGCTCGAGCAGGGCGAGGGCATCGACCTGTCGGCGTCGCGCACCGTGCCCGGATGGCACTCACCGGTCACCGTGTCCATGGCGTACGAGGGCGAGCGCACGATGGTGTCGCACGGGCACGAGCCACCGCCCCAGGCCGTGTTCGGCCCGGAAGGGAGCCCGGCGTGCCCGCCCCGCGCACGTGCCGCCGTGGCCTCGCTGACGCCCGGCACGCGCGCGCCGTGGATCGCGAAGGCGGCCCGGGAGGGCACGCGGATCTTCGCCGACGTCGGATGGGACGAGACCGGCGCGTGGGACCTGGCCGGGCTCGCCGACCTGGAGTACTGCGAGGCGTTCCTGCCGAACGCGGAGGAGGCGAAGCGGTACACCGGCGCCGACTGCCCGCGGCTCGCCGCGCACGCCCTGACCGAGTACGTGCCGGTGGCGGTCGTGACCCTGGGTTCGGAGGGCGCGTACGCGGTGGACCGGCGGACGGGCGAGGCGGCGGAGGTGCCGGCGATCGCCGTGGAGGCGCTGGACCCCACCGGGGCCGGCGACGTCTTCGTCGCCGGGTTCGTGACGGGCTCGCTGGCGGGGTGGCCGCTGGCGGACCGGCTGGCCTTCGCGGGGCTCACGGCGGCCCTGTCGGTGCAGGAGTTCGGCGGGTCCCTGTCGGCGCCCGGGTGGTCGGAGATCGGGGCGTGGTGGCGCCGGGTGCAGGCCCTTCCCGGGCAGGACCCGGCGGCGCTGGAGAGGTACGCGTTCCTGGAGGGCCTGGTGCCGGAGGTGCTGGACCGGCCCTGGCCCCTGCGGCGGGCGGTGCCGACGATCGGCTTCCGCCGCTCCGGCTGA
- a CDS encoding ribonuclease Z: protein MSVRELVILGTASQVPTRHRNHNGYLLRWDGEGILFDPGEGTQRQMVRAGVAAHDLNRICVTHFHGDHSLGLAGVIQRINLDKVPHEVTAHYPRSGQRFFDRLRYATAYRETVPLAEAPVAADGVLAATPSYTLEARRLSHPVESYGYRLIEPDGRRMLPDRLAAHGIAGPDVGRLQREGRLGDVRLEDVSEVRRGQRFAFVMDTRLCDGVHALAEGCDLLVIESTFLDEDAELAVEFGHLTAGQAAAVARDAGVRHLVLTHFSQRYAEPEEFERQARAAGFGGELTVAHDLQRVPVPKRR, encoded by the coding sequence GTGTCCGTACGTGAACTGGTGATCCTCGGCACCGCCAGCCAGGTCCCCACCCGGCACCGCAACCACAACGGCTATCTGCTGCGGTGGGACGGCGAGGGCATCCTGTTCGACCCCGGCGAGGGCACACAGCGCCAGATGGTGCGCGCCGGGGTCGCCGCCCACGACCTGAACCGGATCTGCGTCACCCACTTCCACGGCGACCACTCGCTCGGTCTCGCCGGGGTCATCCAGCGGATCAACCTCGACAAGGTGCCGCACGAGGTCACCGCGCACTATCCGCGTTCCGGGCAGCGCTTCTTCGACCGGCTCCGGTACGCCACCGCCTACCGGGAGACGGTCCCCCTCGCCGAGGCGCCTGTCGCCGCCGACGGCGTCCTCGCGGCGACCCCGTCGTACACGCTCGAGGCCCGCAGGCTGTCCCATCCCGTGGAGTCCTACGGCTACCGGCTGATCGAGCCCGACGGCCGCCGGATGCTGCCCGACCGGCTGGCCGCGCACGGGATCGCGGGGCCGGACGTCGGCCGGCTGCAGCGCGAGGGCCGGCTCGGGGACGTGCGGCTGGAGGACGTCAGCGAGGTGCGGCGCGGGCAGCGGTTCGCGTTCGTCATGGACACCCGGCTCTGCGACGGCGTGCACGCGCTCGCGGAGGGCTGCGACCTGCTCGTCATCGAGTCGACCTTCCTCGACGAGGACGCGGAACTCGCCGTCGAGTTCGGCCACCTGACGGCCGGTCAGGCGGCGGCCGTGGCCCGGGACGCGGGCGTACGGCACCTGGTCCTCACCCACTTCAGCCAGCGCTACGCCGAACCGGAGGAGTTCGAGCGGCAGGCGCGGGCGGCCGGTTTCGGGGGCGAGCTGACCGTGGCACACGATCTGCAGCGAGTGCCGGTCCCGAAACGTCGGTGA